actggcggcgagggttacctgttgcgatgggtaatctggcagggctacacacttcggtgtgtagtcggttactgtgtgagatcgggagactggggttggaggatgatcagcttgGTTACCTCGTTTgtctgtcttatattgattgagtaatactgaccccgttattgtttgtggaatctgctgtgatccattcggggatggtgagcaggcttgacaggtattgctagtggtgagcttggggcagtcatgggagcattgtcatcaccagttgtagcatcaccgtctgagtcttagttttgattttATTAGTTGTCAGACTTTGGAGTTGTTTTATTGATTcagttttggattttggtttgatgtaaactttaacaccttatggtattttaataaatgtgctcagttcagacgcttttgatatgtactaacctcgggcaaccgagatggtaacacactttcatggtagggtggtcctggtaaggcatcttggtatgagggggtgttacacttaatGTTCTAAGTTATAAACTCGCTAGCATTCAGATGAATATGCATGTGTAGAGTTTTCAACGATGTGAGATCGACGTCCGCGAGCGAGCTAGCCTGTACAGTCACGAAGTCACGACCGATGATCAATTAATCATTTTAGGCAACTGGTAGCATAAGGACAGTGGTTTATTGGTGTAGAAGGGTCAGGGATGCAACGTTTCTTCTGTTTGGTGAAGAACTGAAAATTACAGTTACCTATTtgtatttctattttttttatacaAAGTATTTACTTTTTTGGACTTTTTAGTTAATGGGATGGTCTCATGGTATGAGACGGCCTTATACAATAATTTATTTTTGTGTTGTTTGTGTTAATATAATTGTCCAGTAATTAGAGACCATTTTCTTTACATTTCCTCAGAAAAAATGGAGAGGTAAGAACCTATTAATGGCCCCAGTAACACAAAAACTtcagagagacggtctctcaataccgttattgagagacctctcacatgataggAGGAGGGATccgcgaaaaaaaaaatttccctaTTATATCTCTCATTAAATTAGTAGGAGACGGTCTCTCATTAGATCTACGGCCCCCGTAATTGGACCCAACTTTTCAGACTCggaattaaaaatttgaaaaagtgTCCATTTAGTAACTTGTGAGGCCATGTGCATACGGTGATATAAAGACGGCCCACCTCATGCTGCTTCAACTCCTACTTTGACTGCCAACATCATGCCTCGTGCCCTTCTCTAATCCCCTCGTCACATATTGTATCAATATACTTGGATTCTTCACTACAAAGGAAACGACGACTGAACCAAAAAAATTGCAGTGGAATTGTGGAAACGACAATATTTACCATTAACTATACGGATCTGTATCTGGAACTTGGAATATTTCACTATACTTTGTATCTCTCAGTTTCGGTCATTTATTTGCCTTTAACtttaatatacaaaaatcaagaaaagaaaagtgaactgattattagatgacaagtagACTAAATTGAGAAATTGATCGATTATTAAATTATAAGTAGATCGATCTAGCAATTTTCGTTGGAATACTAAATTTTTGTTAACACTTAATAAAAGCCTCTAAAATGATTCTTTACATTTGCAAGTGTCTAAGAATCAATTCACAACTATTTATCTTAAGATACAAGTGTTCTTACATCCATTATCAAGTTATCAACCAACAAATTTTTAGGTAAAAAGTCAAGTTATTTGTTTAAAGTTCGAATAAAATAACTCTTAACATTAAAATAAGTAATCAAATAATTAAAAACGCTAAAATATTATTTGCAATTTCCTCAATTGTACACTTGAATTATGATTTCTCGAGTGGTACCTTATTTTTTGTGAAAAAACTATTCATAATTTTTTGCCTACAACCTCATAAAACGTAAACTTTTTTGTTTTCTAAATTAGATATCTTTTGCAAGAATGTTTGGGTTAAAGACATCACTATTGAGCTTGTAACCAATTTATCATAACTCTTAAATTTATGATTTTTAAAACGATAAATTCGGTGATATTTGTAAAAACTATGAAGATCGGAGTATGAGATGAGATGatattgatgatgatgaagacgaggaAGATGAACACTAGTATGAATATAATAAGAACATAGATGAATGTAGTAACTTGAATTTAGAAGAATTGTAATGATATATTGAATTGTATATTTCAAAAATATAATTTGTTAACCTTACAATGATCAGGATTGTTGGTATTTATAACAACCTCAAGTCAATCCTAACTAATTCTATATAGTTAGGTGATGGAAccatagttagttagttagtttataACTAACTTCCTATTTATCCAATATACCCCTTGAGCTGGACTGCTTGGAAATAACAGACCAAGCTTAGAGGAGAGAAAAGTATGTTGAGCTGCTCTTAATGCCTTCGTCATAATGTTAGCTAGCTGAAGCCCAGTTCTGATATGCTTCATGCTTGGTAGTCAGAAAGCCCTGCTGCTGTTTGTCCCTGAAAAAATGACAATCAATATCCAAGTGCTTGGTCCTTTCATAAAACACCGGATTTTCAGAGATATGCAAAGCAGCTATATTGTCACAATATAAACTCACATTATTTACTTTGAAGTTTGGTTTTAGAAAAAAATATTATTattctactccctcctattctacataaactcctctttttttttttcatctattTACAATATCTTTCCCATtttcttatttagtaaagttttatacttaatttaatcaccttaccccacaacaataccctaTCTCACCCcataacaatacttattttaatcaacttaccccacaacagtacttattttaatcaccacacccacaataataccccacaataccttcactctctccaattaccaaaccacACTAcaatactttatcttattttaatctgtttccttaattttagtgccggagggagtatattatataAACTCATTACTAAAAGTCACATAACAATCCAAATcttttacaaaaataaagtacattTTTGAAAAAGAATAACTCTAATGTAGAATTAGGTCGATTTTTAAGATCTAATTCAACGTGAGAAAAACGTGTTGCTAGCTCGACCTAGGGAGTCGTGTCTGTCATTCAGTTCTCGCATCAAACTCAGGCTCTAGTCTTTTCGGCTGAAACGAGGTGAACTGAATCGAATAGAGTTGAGCTTAGCTGAAtgaaactaaactgaactgaatgcAGATGAAAAAAGAGCCAATTTTTTGATGAGATGAGCTAAACAAATTGACTGAAACTGAAAAAAATTAAACTGAATAAAATTAAGTAGAATTAAAATAAACTTAAATTAAGCCAAAAAAAACATGGAATGTTACTCTCAAAAGTCTTTGATATTAAGAAATCACAAGAAAAAAATCTTATTATTTTAAAATTGAATTTGACATTATTTAGGCattgtttggtaaacagcggattaatttTAGCATAAGTAGATTGTAAAAACAGATTATAAATAACAGATTTTATCAGAAGGCTTAACTAGCTTAGCATATTACAATTAGCATAATTAATTTGTgtgtttggtaattgacagaTTAGGATTaatagattgttagttttctttgtaaaatgaagTAAAGTTTCTTATTTCACAATATACTAACAAATATGCTGGataagcagcatattgtaaaacaggATATTGGTCCCAAATATACTGTTTCAATATACTGTTTgtcaaacactaaaattagcatattgactGGTCAAATATGCTAAAACTCTTAAATATACTAAAAATCGGTCAATATAACatttaccaaacaccccctaagacctggcaaaagcaactcgacccgattgacccgacccgaaaagactgacccgagacccgaagtgacccgaactacatcactcgaattgacccgacccggcccgaacatgacccgagcttttTGACCCGTaattaacccgacccgaaaataACCCGATCCAAAACCACCAAACTCGAAAATGAcctgacaaaatataactctaattgaaccgaaaagacttaaAATGACTATttttctattattcattgacccgaaaatgacccgacccgaaacaacctgacccgcttgacccgaaacagacccgaccaTCAACCCGTAactgacccgaaacccgaaatgacccgtcccgacccaaattaacccgaaatcaatgaaAGACCCAAGCTGACCCGTCCCGAATTAGCCCGACCCGTTGACCTGTTTTGCCAGGTCCTCAACGTAATTTGAGAGATATCTAGTATCCACATCGCAACAAATTGAGCTATTAAAATCAGTTGAACAGTCTATCCCCACGTCATCTTACACTAACAAAAAAAGGCGCTGAAATTACAACCTTATATATACCCGTCACACTTTGTTGCCGCATTTTTATTCTGATACTCTGCTCTTATTTTTACTACTCTGCTCTCTCTACTCTCTAGCGAAAAAATTTCCTTGTTCCTCACGTTTTTTTCTCAAAACAAATTAACCCAAAAGAATATTAAAATTCACAAAAATAGATATTCACATATTACACACTATACTACTCCATTAGTTAATCACTAAGTTGAATTTATTGTTTCAATTGTTGGAAGTTTCGGAGTTTCGCGTATGTCGAATTTGATTTTCGAAAGGTTTGCTCGCTTTCCCGTTATTTTTccagttaattagttcattacaGTGTTTTATTTTGTGGGTTTAGTtaatttgtaatttgtaatttagGGTTTTGAAATTTGGGGGTTTGTACTTTGTAGTATTTGAATTAATTGTagggttagggtttgggattttaATTAGTCGTAAATTGGGGTACTGTTTCTTGAACAATCAATATTAGAGTTTTGAGATTTGGGATTTCAATTAGTTGTAGATTGGGCCTTGGGGTAATATTGCTTGACCCAATTAATATTAGGGTttgagatttgggggttttgtattAATTGATGAATTGGGTAACGTTGTTTGAATCTTGATTATATTGGTGTTTCTAATTTAGGGTTTCTTATATCTGATAGTAATTGGATGTTAATTGATTGAAAATCTTGAGGAAATGTCGATGAATATGAAATTAAAGTAATCTGGGTACATGATGGTTATGGGAATTATGATTTCTTAAAATTGGGGGAATTTCATCAACTGTACAATAGTTAATGCAAATTGTGACCTAATTTGGGAGGAGAATTAGGATTTTTGCATCTGTTATTCACTCTCTTAATTTCTGTGTTATACAGGATGACGAGCAATCTCGATTTCGAGAACGGAATGAGTAACCCGGTTTCTACATCTTCTTCTCTACAATTCGATTGCACCAGGAAGACAAAAGCTCGAAGAAGACGTGATGGGTCCTACACTGCGGCTGCCACCATTGCTAAATGGAAAGAAAACAATGCTATACTCGGCGGTGTTAATGTGGATGACAAGCCTATTCGAAAGGCGCCAGCTAAGGGGTCGAAGAAAGGATGTATGAAGGGGAAAGGTGGGCCTGATAATTCTAGGTGTAACTACCGGGGTGTTAGGCAGAGGACTTGGGGTAAATGGGTGGCGGAGATTCGAGCGCCTAATCGAGGGAGTCGGTTGTGGCTGGGTACTTTCCCAACTGCTCTTGATGCTGCAATGGCTTATGATGAGGCTGCTCGCGCTATGTATGGTTCATCTGCACGTTTGAACTTGCCCAACTACGTACGCCACACTTCTCTTTTGAAAGAGGATTCTGGTGATGAGCGTTCCGAGGTTTGTGATGGAGAATCTATGGTGGTTACTGATTCTGAGAAGAAATCAAAGGTTGAGGTCCCTGAAATCGGAAGTGGTGAAATTGACATAAATGACTACTTGGAGAATTATACCGAGTCTGAGAAAAAGTCACAGGCTGAGTCCCGTCAGATCGAAAATGCTGAAATTGACATTAATGACTACTTGCAGAATTATACTCCTGATGAAATGTTCGATGTGAACGAGTTACTTGGCGCAATTGATGCTGGACCTGTGATTGATACTGATTATAGAGGCCAATTCGGTTGTGATATTTCCGGGTCACAAGACGCAGGAAACACGGATTATGCTGGATTCATATCCAAAGTTGAGAACGACCACATACAGCTAGAAACTCCCGAGAACTTAAACCCATGTCCTGAGCTAAAATTGCCGAGCACAAACAAGTTACCATCTCAAGAGAATAACCAGGATGTGAAGATGTTCAATTGTTTGGATTTGTTAGCTGATTTTCAGTATGGGACTGATTATGATCTGGACTCATTCAATCCTGGTAGACCAGAAGATTGGAATGCTCTCGCTGTTGATGAACACGCTTTTCTGGATTTAACAGATTTAGGATTGTAGGAAGTCGAACTGTTTCTGGGTGTCTTCTGATTCAAAAATGTCTGGTTTCTACGGATGTTAACTGATGACGGTGTCTTCTGGctattttttttttcgtcttgGAAGACATGCTATGAGTGCAAAAACTTGAGGGTAGATTGTAGTTAGAATTATAGTAGAGTTCTGTATTCTTTTATCAGTGAAAATTATTCTTTTCTGTGTATATTTATATATGGTGTTCTGAAGAAATGGAAAAAGTAAACATTTTGCATACTTCAAAAGGATTCTTCTGCTTCCGCTCTTTAATGGGACTATTGTTTATGTACGTTGCATTTTCACCCCTGTGCACTGAACATATTACACTGCATTAGCGGGTTAACTATTCCGCGTCTTTCATCTGTAATTTCTCAGGATAGTATTGATAGAATGATAGGTCCTATTTTCGTGTGAATTTTTCCATATTAGGTTATTGATGTGTGCCTTAAGGTACTGTTGGAAAACCATTAAACATACATTTATAGTTAGAAAAACCATTAAACATACATTTATATAATGCACGGAGTATATGTAGGTGTTGTGCGGAGCAATACGGAGTAGATGTAAAAATAAAAGACACACAAGATTTAACGTGGTTCATTATCAATGCGATAGCTACATCCACCAAGGCGAGGGAGAATAATTCACTATGTCGGGAAaattacagattacaaaagatGAGCACAGAGTTAGTGTTtgcctcacaaatctctccttaaAGAATAACTAATTTTTGTTAACACTTAATAAAAGTCTCTAAAGTGATTATTTACATTTGCAAGAGTCTAAGAATCAAATTCACAACTATTTATCTAAGATACAAGTGTTCTTACATCCATTATCAAGTTATCAACCTGTAagaattatcatattaattctctattatgtggacctaattactgacgtcagtcactctaatagataatagctaaatatgatgtttcgggtttttagtcggagtaatagactaagtggattacggttaatgtttacaggccattaacatattaggcccacttatctaattatgcccctcctgccacctatataataaaagctacacctatttgtggttttaaccta
The Silene latifolia isolate original U9 population chromosome 11, ASM4854445v1, whole genome shotgun sequence genome window above contains:
- the LOC141615314 gene encoding uncharacterized protein LOC141615314; translation: MSNLIFERMTSNLDFENGMSNPVSTSSSLQFDCTRKTKARRRRDGSYTAAATIAKWKENNAILGGVNVDDKPIRKAPAKGSKKGCMKGKGGPDNSRCNYRGVRQRTWGKWVAEIRAPNRGSRLWLGTFPTALDAAMAYDEAARAMYGSSARLNLPNYVRHTSLLKEDSGDERSEVCDGESMVVTDSEKKSKVEVPEIGSGEIDINDYLENYTESEKKSQAESRQIENAEIDINDYLQNYTPDEMFDVNELLGAIDAGPVIDTDYRGQFGCDISGSQDAGNTDYAGFISKVENDHIQLETPENLNPCPELKLPSTNKLPSQENNQDVKMFNCLDLLADFQYGTDYDLDSFNPGRPEDWNALAVDEHAFLDLTDLGL